One stretch of Nomascus leucogenys isolate Asia chromosome 7b, Asia_NLE_v1, whole genome shotgun sequence DNA includes these proteins:
- the GRAP2 gene encoding GRB2-related adapter protein 2 isoform X3, with amino-acid sequence MGKEVGFFIIRASQSSPGDFSISVRHEDDVQHFKVMRDNKGNYFLWTEKFPSLNKLVDYYRTNSISRQKQIFLTDRTREDQGHRGNSLDRRSQGGLHLSGAVGEEIRPSMNRKLSDHPPTLPLQQHQHQPQPPQYAPAPQQLQQPPQQRYLQHHHFHQERRGGSLDINDGHCGTGLGSEMNAALMHRRHTDPVQLQAAGRVRWARALYDFEALEDDELGFHSGEVVEVLDSSNPSWWTGRLHNKLGLFPANYVAPMTR; translated from the exons GCATGAGGATGACGTTCAACACTTCAAGGTCATGCGAGACAACAAGGGTAATTACTTTCTGTGGACTGAGAAGTTTCCATCCCTAAATAAGCTGGTGGACTACTACAGGACAAATTCCATCTCCAGACAGAAGCAGATCTTCCTTACAGACAGAACCCGAGAAGATCAG GGTCACCGGGGCAACAGCCTGGACCGGAGGTCCCAGGGAGGCCTACACCTCAGTGGGGCTGTGGGAGAAGAAATCCGGCCTTCGATGAACCGGAAGCTGTCGGATCACCCCCCCACCCTTCCCCTGCAGCAGCACCAGCACCAGCCACAGCCTCCGCAATATGCCCCAGCGccccagcagctgcagcagccccCACAGCAGCGGTATCTGCAGCACCACCATTTCCACCAG GAACGCCGAGGAGGCAGCCTTGACATAAATGATGGGCACTGTGGCACCGGCTTGGGCAGTGAAATGAATGCGGCCCTCATGCATCGGAGACACACAGACCCAGTGCAGCTCCAGGCGGCAGGG CGAGTGCGGTGGGCCCGGGCGCTGTACGACTTTGAGGCCCTGGAGGATGACGAGCTGGGGTTCCACAGCGGGGAGGTGGTGGAGGTCCTGGATAGCTCCAACCCATCCTGGTGGACCGGCCGCCTGCACAACAAGCTGGGCCTCTTCCCTGCCAACTACGTGGCACCCATGACCCGATGA